A window from Mycolicibacterium tokaiense encodes these proteins:
- a CDS encoding NAD(P)H-dependent flavin oxidoreductase, giving the protein MSLKTKFTEAFGVEHPIAQGGMQWVGRAELVAAVANAGALGFITALTQPTPADLAKEIQKTRELTDKPFGVNLTILPAINPPPYDEYRQVIVDEGIKIVETAGSNPAPHLPMFHDNGIKVLHKCTSVRHAVKAQSLGVDGISIDGFECAGHPGEDDIPGLVLIPAAAQQIEIPMIASGGFADARGLVAALALGADGINMGSRFMCTVESCIHQNVKDAIVAGDERGTELIFRTLHNTARVASNEVSREVVDILRKGGQFEDVKDLVAGVRGRKVFDDGDIDAGIWTVGTAMGLINDIPTVGDLVSRIVAESEQLITGRLADMVVGDKVAV; this is encoded by the coding sequence ATGAGCCTGAAGACCAAGTTCACCGAGGCGTTCGGGGTGGAGCACCCCATCGCCCAGGGTGGTATGCAGTGGGTGGGTCGCGCGGAACTCGTTGCCGCCGTTGCCAATGCGGGCGCACTGGGATTCATCACCGCGCTGACCCAGCCGACGCCGGCGGATCTGGCCAAAGAGATCCAGAAGACGCGCGAGCTCACCGACAAGCCGTTCGGCGTCAACCTCACCATCCTGCCGGCCATCAACCCGCCGCCGTATGACGAGTACCGCCAGGTGATCGTCGACGAGGGCATCAAGATCGTCGAGACGGCCGGTTCCAACCCGGCGCCGCATCTGCCGATGTTCCACGACAACGGCATCAAGGTGCTGCACAAGTGCACCTCGGTGCGGCACGCGGTGAAGGCGCAGAGCCTCGGTGTCGACGGCATCAGCATCGACGGATTCGAGTGCGCCGGTCACCCCGGTGAGGACGACATCCCGGGTCTGGTGCTGATCCCGGCGGCGGCCCAACAGATCGAGATCCCGATGATCGCCTCCGGCGGGTTCGCCGACGCCCGCGGCCTGGTGGCCGCGCTGGCGCTGGGCGCCGACGGCATCAACATGGGTTCGCGCTTCATGTGCACCGTGGAGTCCTGCATCCACCAGAACGTCAAGGACGCCATCGTCGCCGGTGACGAGCGGGGCACCGAGCTGATCTTCCGCACGTTGCACAACACCGCCCGCGTCGCCTCGAACGAGGTGTCCCGCGAGGTGGTGGACATCCTGCGCAAGGGTGGGCAGTTCGAGGACGTCAAGGATCTGGTGGCCGGTGTGCGCGGGCGCAAGGTGTTCGACGACGGCGACATCGATGCCGGAATCTGGACCGTCGGTACCGCCATGGGCCTGATCAACGACATCCCCACCGTCGGCGATCTGGTGTCGCGGATCGTGGCCGAATCCGAGCAGCTGATCACCGGACGGTTGGCCGACATGGTGGTCGGCGACAAGGTGGCCGTCTAG